A single genomic interval of Daucus carota subsp. sativus chromosome 1, DH1 v3.0, whole genome shotgun sequence harbors:
- the LOC108227928 gene encoding guanine nucleotide-binding protein alpha-1 subunit has product MLFSVLENMGSLCSKQRHNPADSEENAQTAEIERRIELETKAEKHIQKLLLLGAGESGKSTIFKQIKLLFQTGFNEAELKSYITVIHANVYQIIKILYDGAKELAQNEEESSNYALSDEIKEIGEKLSEIGGRLDYPRLTKELAQEIETLWKDDAIQETYSRGNELQVPDCTLYFMENLQRLAVADYIPTKEDVLYARIRTSGVVEIQFSPVGENKKSGEVYRLFDVGGQRNERRKWIHLFEGVTAVIFCAAVSEYDQTLFEDENRNRMMETRELFEWVLKQPCFEKTSFMLFLNKFDIFEKKVLDVPLNVCDWFKDYQPVYSGKQEVEHAYEFVKKKFEELYFQSTAPHCVDRVFKIYRTTALDQKLVKKTFKLVDETLRRRNLFEAGLL; this is encoded by the exons ATGCTGTTTTCAGTATTAGAAAATATGGGTTCTCTCTGCAGTAAACAGCGACACAATCCAGCTGATTCCGAAGAAAATGCACAG ACTGCAGAAATAGAAAGGCGAATTGAGCTAGAAACAAAGGCAGAGAAACATATACAGAAGCTTCTTTTACTTG GTGCTGGAGAGTCGGGAAAATCGACGATTTTTAAACAG ATAAAACTTCTATTTCAAACTGGATTTAATGAAGCAGAGCTAAAGAGTTATATTACAGTTATTCATGCAAATGTGTATCAGATAATAAAA ATATTGTATGACGGGGCAAAGGAATTGGCTCAAAATGAAGAAGAATCATCAAATTATGCCTTATCGGATGAAATAAAG GAAATAGGGGAGAAACTGTCGGAAATTGGTGGCAGGTTGGATTATCCTCGCCTCACTAAAGAGCTTGCTCAAGAAATAGAAACTCTCTGGAAAGACGACGCGATacag GAAACGTATTCGCGGGGTAATGAACTCCAAGTTCCTGACTGCACTCTTTATTTTATGGAAAATTTGCAAAGGTTGGCTGTTGCAGATTATATTCCAACAAAG GAGGATGTTCTTTATGCAAGGATCCGTACATCTGGTGTTGTAGAAATTCAGTTCAG CCCGGTTGGGGAGAACAAAAAAAGTGGTGAAGTATATAGACTATTTGATGTTGGAGGTCAGAGAAATGAGAGAAGAAAATGGATTCATCTGTTTGAAGGTGTTACAGCTGTGATTTTTTGTGCTGCTGTTAGTGA GTATGATCAAACTCTTTTTGAGGATGAGAACCGGAACAGAATGATGGAGACAAGAGAGCTCTTTGAGTGGGTCCTCAAGCAGCCATGTTTTGAG AAAACATCCTTCATGTTGTTTCTGaacaaatttgatatatttgagaAGAAGGTTCTAGAT GTGCCATTAAATGTATGCGATTGGTTTAAAGATTACCAACCCGTATACTCGGGAAAGCAGGAAGTTGAGCATGCTTATga GTTTGTGAAAAAGAAATTTGAGGAGCTATATTTTCAGAGCACTGCCCCTCACTGTGTGGACCGAGTTTTTAAGATATATAGGACCACTGCTCTTGACCAGAAGCTCGTGAAGAAGACTTTCAAACTGGTTGACGAGACCTTAAGAAGGCGAAATCTCTTTGAAGCGGGTCTGTTGTGA
- the LOC108205121 gene encoding G-protein coupled receptor 1, with protein sequence MASYQAMMGNLTAEDRRILTSLNTGASSLSLLGSSFIVLCYLLLKDLRKFSFKLVFFLALSDMLCSFFSIIGDPSKGFFCYAQGYSTHFFCVASFLWTTTIAFTLHRTVVRHKADVEDLEPMFHLYVWGTSLLMTVMRSISNDHEHIARVGAWCWTESGRAAKVVHFVTFYAPLWGAIIFNGITYFQVIRMLNNAARMAVGMADRAVHTNARTDMKALNRWGYYPLILIGSWAFGTINRIHDFIEPGHKIFWLSVLDVGMAALMGLFNSIAYGLNSSVRRAIHERLDLLPESVKRWLPKMAKSRGQQEESELLSLKIQDQQ encoded by the exons ATGGCGTCATATCAGGCGATGATGGGGAACTTAACGGCCGAAGATCGCCGGATTCTGACGTCACTGAACACCGGAGCATCAAGTCTGTCATTATTAGGATCAAGTTTTATTGTGCTTTGTTACCTTCTTTTGAAAGACCTTCGCAAGTTCTCTTTCAAACTCGTCTTCTTTCTCGCTCTCTCT GACATGCTATGCAGCTTCTTCAGTATAATTGG GGATCCATCTAAAGGGTTTTTTTGTTACGCCCAGGGATATAGCACCCATTTCTTTTGTGTCGCTTCTTTTCTGTGGACTACTACAATTGCATTTACTCTTCATCGTACTGTTGTTAGACACAAAGCAGATGTAGAGGACTTGGAGCCTATGTTTCATCTGTATGTTTGGG GAACTTCATTATTGATGACTGTGATGCGCTCCATTAGTAATGACCACGAGCATATAGCTCGTGTAGGTGCATGGTGCTGGACAGAGTCAGGACGTGCAGCAAAG GTTGTTCACTTTGTAACATTTTATGCTCCACTATGGGGTGCAATTATCTTCAATGGAATTACCTACTTCCAAGTGATACGAATGCTTAACAATGCAGCCCGT ATGGCAGTGGGTATGGCAGATCGAGCAGTCCACACAAATGCACGAACAGACATGAAG GCACTAAACCGGTGGGGTTACTACCCACTCATTCTTATTGGTTCGTGGGCTTTTGGCACAATCAATCGCATTCATGACTTTATTGAGCCAGGCCATAAAATCTTTTGGCTTTCAGTTCTTGATGTTGGTATGGCTGCACTTATG GGTCTGTTCAACTCTATTGCTTATGGGCTCAACTCTTCCGTAAGAAGGGCGATTCACGAAAGGCTGGATTT GTTACCGGAAAGTGTCAAGAGATGGTTGCCTAAGATGGCAAAGAGCAGAGGCCAACAGGAAGAAAGTGAACTGTTATCGTTAAAAATTCAGGATCAGCAATAG
- the LOC108213659 gene encoding uncharacterized protein LOC108213659, which yields MGCSCLSFTSLYATYLRRCLISAGLTSKHITIDDQTRIHLWAPKHTTSDAILPKPAVLLIHGFGPAAMWQWRMQAVFLAKLFDVYVPDLVFFGESFTSGPERSEVFQAECMGKMMEKMGVESYAVVGTSYGGFVAYNMAVRWPERVEKVVIASSGVNMRLRDNKELVKRANMERIEEVMLPKTAAQLRSLTALAVFRRTRVPDFFLNDVIRTLYNENREEKLELLKGLTIGQNDIVNLSPLKQEVLIIWGDNDRIFLLEKAQELKEMLGGNVKLEVIKNAAHVPQLEHPKQFNTILKNYLCGL from the exons ATGGGCTGCTCTTGCCTCAGCTTCACCTCATTATACGCCACCTACCTCCGCCGCTGTCTCATCTCCGCCGGCCTCACCTCCAAACACATCACCATCGACGATCAAACCCGCATCCACTTGTGGGCCCCCAAACACACCACCTCCGACGCCATCCTCCCCAAGCCCGCCGTCCTCCTCATCCACGGCTTCGGCCCCGCCGCCATGTGGCAATGGCGCATGCAGGCCGTCTTTCTCGCCAAGCTCTTCGATGTTTACGTGCCGGACTTAGTGTTCTTTGGGGAGTCGTTCACGTCGGGGCCGGAGAGGTCGGAGGTTTTTCAGGCGGAGTGCATGGGGAAGATGATGGAGAAGATGGGTGTGGAGAGTTATGCGGTGGTGGGGACCAGTTATGGGGGGTTTGTGGCGTATAATATGGCAGTGAGGTGGCCGGAGAGAGTTGAGAAGGTGGTGATCGCCAGCTCGGGGGTGAATATGAGGTTGAGAGATAATAAGGAGCTGGTTAAGAGAGCGAATATGGAGAGGATTGAGGAGGTTATGCTGCCGAAGACGGCGGCGCAGTTGCGGAGTTTGACGGCCTTGGCGGTTTTCCGGCGGACGCGCGTGCCGGATTTCTTCTTGAATGATGTTATTCGG ACATTGTACAATGAAAATAGAGAGGAGAAGTTAGAATTATTAAAGGGATTGACAATTGGACAGAACGACATCGTCAACTTGTCTCCTCTTAAACAG GAGGTGCTGATCATCTGGGGAGACAATGATagaatatttttgttagagaaagCACAGGAGCTTAAAGA GATGCTGGGTGGGAATGTAAAATTGGAAGTGATAAAGAATGCAGCACATGTACCGCAGCTGGAGCATCCGAAACAATTCAATACCATTCTCAAGAATTATTTATGTGGATTATAG
- the LOC108204342 gene encoding polyadenylate-binding protein-interacting protein 7, with amino-acid sequence MSLYTNMALTSDKRPSTIAKATSLNPNAVEFVPFSLRSSPGNSSAVDVSSISPPTGNVPLKKTGLDRSESSVSNKSDEEARQYWSSQLPDDITPDFNVVGEEYSIEINDLPFSDLSLINGNERARLPGASTASSLILKEQQNFSPRRVTGGSYPNKVGFSAASYRDGQSPVSYHTASTKPWDRQIINNDHLLDSVSEGPLYNRNSGHGFLDEMLNEQHMPENTAVNPLEFLSSLFPGFAAESLAEVYFANGGDLNLTVEMLTQLELQVEGEINQNLNVKAISAQNLSARDFPAFAEGHSGVPKYSVEESQQSVNPYRASDKENLLFFKSSSSIPSRGPIDFASTVRKMASQDTGMWNYDRNGSADVNIGSSRSSHVLASAYNGAQERAIHGDRLQGRSLARAAPVWLETGDSVANMYSETREEARDYARLRKLYFEQAREAFLVGNKALAKELSVKGELHNMQMKAAHAKAQDSIYQQRNPLGADIQGNGRGQERVIDLHGLQVSEAIHILKRDLTVLRSAARSVDQRWQVYICVGTGHHTRGARTPSRLPTAIQRYLLEEEGLDFSEPQPGVLRVVLY; translated from the exons atgAGCCTGTACACTAATATGGCTCTAACCAGTGACAAAAGACCGAGCACTATAGCAAAGGCAACAAGTTTGAACCCAAATGCTGTGGAATTTGTCCCTTTTTCCCTAAGATCATCCCCTGGAAACAGTAGTGCCGTAGATGTGTCATCAATATCTCCCCCTACTGGCAATGTACCTCTAAAAAAAACAGGACTAGATAGATCAGAATCATCAGTTTCAAATAAGTCTGATGAAGAGGCTCGACAGTACTGGAGCTCCCAGCTCCCTGACGATATCACTCCTGACTTCAATGTTGTCGGAGAGGAGTATAGTATAGAAATTAATGACCTTCCATTCTCAGACTTATCCCTAATCAACGGAAATGAAAGGGCAAGGTTGCCTGGTGCTTCAACAGCCAGTAGCTTGATTTTAAAGGAACAACAGAACTTTTCTCCTCGTAGAGTTACAGGTGGAAGCTATCCTAATAAGGTGGGATTTTCTGCTGCGTCATATAGAGACGGTCAATCACCAGTCAGTTATCATACTGCAAGTACCAAACCTTGGGACAgacaaattataaacaatgatcATCTACTTGACAGTGTTAGCGAGGGGCCCTTATACAACCGGAATTCAGGTCATGGGTTTTTAGATGAAATGTTGAATGAGCAACATATGCCAGAGAATACAGCTGTAAACCCTCTCGAGTTTTTATCTTCACTATTTCCTGGCTTTGCAGCAGAAAGCCTTGCAGAAGTGTACTTTGCGAATGGGGGTGACTTGAACCTTACTGTTGAAATGCTCACTCAGCTAGAA CTTCAAGTTGAAGGTGAAATTAATCAGAACCTCAACGTAAAGGCCATATCAGCTCAGAATCTTAGTGCACGTGATTTTCCTGCATTTGCAGAGGGTCACAGTGGTGTACCCAAATATTCTGTAGAAGAGTCCCAACAAAGTGTCAATCCATATCGAGCATCAGATAAGGAAAATCTTCTCTTCTTTAAATCTAGCTCATCCATTCCATCTAGAGGGCCAATAGACTTTGCTTCGACTGTGAGAAAAATGGCCTCCCAGGATACTGGTATGTGGAATTATGACAGAAATGGTTCTGCTGATGTGAATATTGGTTCAAGTAGAAGTTCACATGTTCTAGCTAGTGCTTATAATGGCGCGCAAGAGAGGGCCATTCATGGAGACAGGTTGCAAGGTCGAAGTTTGGCTCGTGCAGCTCCTGTTTGGCTCGAAACTGGAGACTCAGTGG CAAATATGTATTCGGAAACACGGGAGGAAGCTCGTGACTATGCTCGTCTGCGTAAGTTGTACTTTGAACAG GCTCGTGAAGCATTCCTTGTCGGTAACAAGGCATTGGCTAAAGAACTGAGTGTGAAAGGAGAGCTGCACAACATGCAGATGAAGGCAGCTCATGCCAAAGCACAGGATTCTATCTATCAACAAAG GAATCCTCTTGGTGCGGATATACAAGGGAATGGCAGAGGACAAGAGAGAGTAATAGATCTGCATGGGCTCCAAGTGAGTGAAGCAATTCATATATTGAAGCGTGATCTGACAGTATTAAGAAGTGCAGCTAGGTCGGTAGATCAGCGCTGGCAGGTTTACATTTGCGTCGGAACAGGCCATCATACCAGAGGTGCTCGCACTCCATCCAGACTTCCAACTGCCATCCAACGCTACTTGCTTGAGGAAGAAGGCCTCGACTTCTCTGAGCCCCAGCCAGGGGTGCTCCGCGTTGTGTTATACTGA